A genomic window from Pseudomonas cavernicola includes:
- a CDS encoding panthothenate synthetase → MKMLLTAEFPLEPFNSLVRSGKVGEIIGRILESIKPETAYFTEQDGKRGGIFVINVQDPSDVPAFAEPFFLNFQANCKFRILMSPEDLQKAGLEELGKKWA, encoded by the coding sequence ATGAAAATGCTACTCACGGCCGAGTTTCCACTTGAACCATTCAACTCGTTAGTCAGAAGCGGAAAGGTGGGCGAGATCATTGGGCGCATTCTTGAATCAATCAAGCCGGAGACTGCCTACTTCACGGAGCAAGACGGAAAACGCGGCGGTATCTTTGTGATTAACGTACAAGATCCGTCTGATGTGCCTGCCTTTGCTGAGCCCTTCTTTCTTAACTTCCAGGCCAACTGCAAGTTCCGCATCTTGATGAGCCCGGAGGACTTACAAAAGGCTGGCTTGGAAGAGCTCGGAAAGAAGTGGGCGTGA
- a CDS encoding SulP family inorganic anion transporter: protein MPRSDDPVTDSATPAANLAASAPVRGWRAAFPPAQWLPAYRAQWLGKDAIAGVTLAAYGIPVSLAYALLAGLPPQYGIYCYLVGGLFYALFGSSRQLAIGPTSAISMLIGVTVADMAGGDPGRWADIAALTALVIAAMCALAWLLRLSSLVNFISETILLGFKAGAALTIAMTQLPKLFGVQGGGEHFFERIIVLVGQLPDTNLAVLAFGVAVIAVLLLGEKFLPGRPVALVVVAISIVALSVTPLSGLGFKVVGALPTGLPDFHLPGLRLRDVDGVIPLAFACMLLAYVESVSAARALAQAHGQEIDPRQELLGLGAANLGAALFQGYPVAGGLSQSSVNDQAGAKTPLALVFASITIALCLMFLTGLLANLPNVVLAAIVLVAVKGLIDIRELHHVWRVSRFEFSVSMVAFAAVLLLGILNGVMLAVVVSLLLLIRRAARPHVAFLGQIPGTRSYSDMDRNPDNLAVPGVLVFRVEASLLYFNVEHVRDAIWQKIRSTPDALKLVVCDMSASPSSTWPAYACLRPCIENCWFWGYACDPSQPMRQCGTYCAPKDWRNASATSVTRSPWPMSSTSSRARA, encoded by the coding sequence ATGCCCAGAAGCGATGACCCCGTAACTGATAGTGCGACACCCGCGGCAAACCTTGCCGCCAGCGCTCCGGTTCGCGGCTGGCGCGCAGCTTTCCCTCCGGCCCAGTGGCTCCCTGCGTACCGGGCGCAATGGCTTGGGAAGGACGCTATCGCTGGTGTTACCCTCGCGGCCTATGGCATTCCGGTGTCACTCGCCTATGCCTTGCTGGCGGGTCTTCCGCCGCAATACGGCATTTATTGCTATCTGGTTGGCGGTCTGTTCTATGCGCTGTTCGGCTCTTCTCGCCAGCTGGCCATCGGCCCCACATCCGCGATCTCGATGCTCATCGGCGTCACGGTTGCGGACATGGCGGGGGGCGATCCGGGACGCTGGGCCGACATCGCGGCGCTGACAGCGCTGGTCATCGCCGCCATGTGTGCGCTGGCGTGGCTGCTGCGCCTGAGTTCCTTGGTCAACTTCATCAGCGAAACCATTCTGCTTGGCTTCAAGGCCGGCGCCGCCCTGACCATTGCGATGACTCAGTTGCCCAAGCTGTTCGGGGTCCAGGGGGGCGGGGAACATTTCTTCGAGCGCATCATCGTCCTGGTCGGCCAACTTCCCGACACCAACCTCGCCGTGCTGGCGTTTGGCGTCGCGGTCATTGCGGTGCTGCTGCTCGGGGAAAAATTTCTGCCAGGCCGTCCGGTGGCTCTGGTTGTGGTGGCGATTTCGATCGTTGCCCTGTCGGTGACGCCACTGAGTGGCCTTGGCTTCAAGGTCGTCGGCGCATTACCGACCGGCTTACCCGACTTCCACCTCCCAGGGCTGCGGCTGCGGGACGTGGACGGGGTGATTCCCCTGGCCTTTGCTTGCATGCTGCTGGCCTATGTGGAAAGCGTCTCAGCGGCTCGAGCCCTTGCCCAGGCCCACGGCCAGGAAATTGATCCACGCCAGGAGCTGCTCGGTCTGGGGGCAGCGAATCTGGGGGCGGCCTTGTTCCAGGGCTATCCGGTGGCCGGCGGCCTGTCCCAGTCATCGGTGAATGACCAAGCCGGCGCCAAGACGCCATTGGCACTGGTCTTCGCCTCGATCACCATCGCCTTGTGCCTGATGTTTCTGACGGGTTTGCTGGCCAACCTGCCCAATGTGGTGCTTGCAGCCATCGTGCTGGTGGCCGTCAAAGGCTTGATCGACATCCGCGAGCTGCACCACGTCTGGCGCGTGAGTCGCTTCGAATTCAGCGTGTCGATGGTGGCCTTCGCTGCCGTGCTGCTGCTGGGGATTCTCAACGGCGTGATGTTGGCGGTCGTGGTATCGCTGCTGTTGCTGATACGGCGCGCCGCGCGCCCCCACGTGGCGTTTCTCGGCCAGATCCCCGGCACTCGAAGTTATTCCGACATGGATCGCAACCCGGACAACCTGGCCGTACCGGGCGTGTTGGTGTTCCGCGTCGAGGCGTCGCTGCTTTACTTCAACGTCGAGCACGTGCGCGATGCGATCTGGCAGAAAATCCGCTCTACCCCCGACGCGTTGAAGCTGGTGGTCTGCGACATGTCCGCCTCCCCCTCGTCGACTTGGCCGGCGTACGCATGCTTGAGGCCTTGCATAGAGAACTGCTGGTTTTGGGGATACGCCTGCGACCCGTCGCAGCCCATGCGGCAGTGCGGGACCTACTGCGCGCCGAAGGACTGGAGGAACGCTTCGGCAACTTCAGTCACACGGTCTCCGTGGCCGATGTCATCGACGAGTTCCAGGGCAAGGGCGTAA
- a CDS encoding tetratricopeptide repeat protein — MRQLPGPLSSRQQARRFAPWLALPVIAAFALAAFAWWWKQPEVPALLGKPQWVDEQQCQACHADAVKAWQGSHHQLAMQPANAGTVLGDFREQPLDSNGVSTRFRREGDSFWLNSEGANGQRADFKVAYTFGLEPLQQYLLELPGGRLQAHDTAWDVEKQQWFHLYPEQQVDSRHPLHWSGSQQNANAMCIECHTSGFQRGFDADRPRFDSRWQALGVGCQSCHGPASNHLQWARGERQAPSNHGFALDLRNAGNQAEVETCARCHSRRSVLGGDPSPGGQLYDDYQPAGLSAQLYEVDGKIKDEVFEYGSFVQSRMHSAGVRCSDCHEPHSAKLRLSGNAVCTQCHNPQARPRRAGIQAGGLIGKDYESPDHHRHAAGSIGAQCSSCHMPGKWYMQVDYRHDHSFSVPDPAQAQALGHSDACLSCHTEDKPQAIIQAFADWYGHPSVPHDGGYAQALSGARAARPGAAAALLTQLGRRDLPGLRKAALLAELPRYPSAAALNAALQGLQHPDPAVRLAAIETLPALMAPQQVAQQLPALLTDARRAVRLAATWQLLQLPQTLRPSGTAWQAALVAYESSQRTQLDRAEALSNLASLYQLSGRDAEVESLLRQALQRDPHFHPARVMLAQHLERSGLGQAARELLLAATQEYPQEASLQHAFGLQLVRQGERAEALRRLEQAAQLEPDNGEYAYVLAVAWHDSGRAAQAIDLLRRQLQAQPGDRRGRLALAGYLGAQGNHEEVQALREELRDINPEDPLLR, encoded by the coding sequence ATGCGCCAATTACCCGGCCCCCTTTCATCCCGGCAGCAGGCCCGCCGGTTTGCTCCGTGGCTGGCGCTGCCGGTGATTGCGGCCTTTGCTCTGGCTGCTTTCGCCTGGTGGTGGAAGCAGCCTGAAGTGCCCGCACTCCTCGGCAAGCCGCAGTGGGTGGATGAGCAGCAATGCCAGGCGTGCCACGCCGATGCGGTGAAGGCCTGGCAGGGCTCGCACCACCAGTTGGCCATGCAGCCCGCCAATGCCGGCACAGTGCTCGGCGACTTCCGCGAGCAGCCCCTGGACAGCAATGGCGTGAGCACGCGATTTCGCCGCGAGGGTGATAGTTTCTGGCTCAACAGCGAGGGTGCGAACGGCCAGCGTGCCGACTTCAAGGTGGCCTACACCTTTGGCCTTGAACCCCTGCAGCAATACCTGCTGGAGCTGCCCGGCGGACGTCTGCAGGCCCATGACACGGCTTGGGATGTCGAGAAACAGCAGTGGTTCCATCTCTATCCCGAGCAGCAGGTCGACTCGCGTCATCCACTGCACTGGAGCGGCAGCCAGCAGAACGCCAATGCAATGTGCATCGAATGCCACACCAGCGGCTTCCAGCGCGGCTTCGATGCCGACCGGCCGCGCTTCGACAGTCGCTGGCAGGCCCTGGGCGTCGGTTGCCAGAGCTGCCATGGCCCGGCGTCGAATCATCTGCAGTGGGCCCGTGGCGAGCGCCAGGCGCCCAGTAACCACGGCTTTGCCCTCGACCTGCGCAACGCAGGCAACCAGGCCGAGGTGGAAACCTGCGCACGCTGCCACAGCCGGCGCAGCGTGCTGGGCGGGGATCCGTCGCCGGGTGGCCAGCTGTACGACGACTATCAGCCCGCCGGCCTTAGCGCACAGCTCTACGAGGTCGACGGCAAGATCAAGGACGAGGTGTTCGAGTACGGCTCCTTCGTCCAGAGCCGGATGCACAGCGCCGGTGTGCGCTGCTCGGATTGCCACGAGCCGCACAGCGCGAAGCTGCGCTTGAGCGGCAATGCGGTCTGCACCCAATGCCACAATCCGCAGGCCCGGCCGCGCCGAGCCGGCATCCAGGCCGGCGGGCTGATCGGCAAGGACTACGAGAGCCCGGACCATCACCGGCACGCCGCAGGCTCGATCGGGGCGCAATGCAGCAGCTGCCACATGCCGGGCAAGTGGTACATGCAGGTCGATTATCGCCACGACCACAGTTTTTCCGTGCCCGACCCGGCGCAGGCGCAGGCCCTGGGGCACAGCGATGCCTGTCTGAGCTGTCACACCGAGGACAAACCGCAGGCGATCATCCAGGCCTTCGCCGACTGGTACGGCCATCCTTCGGTGCCGCATGACGGTGGCTATGCCCAGGCGCTGTCTGGGGCGCGTGCAGCCCGCCCTGGGGCTGCAGCGGCGCTGCTGACACAGCTCGGTCGTCGCGATCTGCCCGGCCTACGTAAGGCGGCGCTGCTCGCCGAGTTGCCGCGCTATCCTTCAGCCGCGGCGCTGAATGCAGCGCTGCAGGGCTTGCAGCACCCCGATCCGGCCGTCCGCCTGGCGGCCATCGAAACCTTACCCGCCCTCATGGCGCCACAGCAGGTGGCCCAGCAGCTGCCGGCTCTGCTGACGGATGCGCGGCGGGCGGTGCGCCTGGCCGCAACCTGGCAACTGCTGCAACTGCCACAGACGTTGAGGCCGAGTGGTACCGCATGGCAGGCAGCGCTGGTGGCCTACGAGTCCAGCCAGCGGACCCAGCTCGATCGCGCCGAGGCGCTGAGCAACCTGGCCAGCCTGTACCAGCTCAGCGGCCGCGACGCGGAGGTCGAATCCCTGCTGCGTCAGGCGCTGCAGCGCGACCCGCATTTCCATCCGGCACGGGTGATGCTGGCCCAGCATCTGGAGCGGAGCGGGCTGGGGCAGGCGGCGCGGGAGCTGCTGCTGGCTGCGACTCAGGAGTATCCGCAGGAGGCCTCATTGCAGCACGCTTTTGGCCTGCAGCTGGTGCGTCAGGGCGAGCGCGCCGAGGCGCTGCGGCGGCTTGAACAGGCCGCCCAACTTGAGCCGGACAACGGCGAATACGCCTATGTGCTGGCCGTTGCCTGGCATGACAGCGGCCGTGCCGCGCAAGCCATCGACCTGCTGCGCCGACAATTGCAGGCTCAGCCTGGAGATCGCCGGGGACGCTTGGCTCTGGCCGGTTATTTAGGTGCGCAGGGCAACCACGAGGAGGTTCAGGCCCTGCGCGAAGAGCTGCGCGACATCAATCCCGAGGATCCACTGCTGAGGTGA
- a CDS encoding arylsulfatase, with amino-acid sequence MRLNQLARLLVTLPALCAPFASAQAAGLDRSQLPIAEPSRPLYSEQDVRGAKPPVPFKIEAPAGAPNVVIVLIDDLGFGATSTFGGPIATPTLDALAQDGLRYNNFHTTALCSPTRSALKSGRNHHTVNMGFVTEFATGFPGNTGQIPNATAPLAEMLRLNGYSTAAFGKWHETAVWETGVSGPFDRWPTRQGFDKFYGFIGGETNQWAPYLFDGVAQVELPEDPNYHFMTDMTDKAVSWVKYQKALTPNKPFFLYFAPGAVHAPHHAPKEWIDKWKGKFDQGWDKIREESLARQIELGVVPAGTQLPPKPPAIKDWDKLSADEKRLFTHQAEVFAAFLDYTDHEIGRMLKAVEDTGQADNTLVFYIAGDNGASGEGGANGTYNEYSYFNGVQESVPDMLKLLDQWGGPQTYPHMAAGWAVAFDSPFGWMKQVASDFGGTRNGLVVHWPKGIKAKGEVRSQFGHVIDVAPTILDAAGLPEPKVVNGTPQIPMEGTSLAYSFDDAKAPERHTTQYFEISGNRAIYHDGWFARTIHRAPWESKPRASLVSDTWELFDVRKDFSLNNDLAAQQPEKLKELQAQFLVEAKKYHVLPLDDRLFERALAEAVGRPDLMAGRTSLTLGEGMTGMLENVFINVKNKSKTLTAELEIPQGGANGTVIAQGGRFGGWSLYVKDGVPAYDYNFLGMQRTSIQASKPLPAGKVKLRFEFAYDGGGLGKGGQGTLYVNDQKVGEGRLEHTQPIIFSADETADIGIDLGTPVVESIGAEHRSAFTGSIDKVTVQVH; translated from the coding sequence ATGCGACTGAATCAGCTCGCTCGTCTGCTCGTCACCTTGCCCGCACTGTGCGCACCGTTTGCCAGCGCCCAGGCTGCCGGCCTGGATCGCAGCCAATTACCGATTGCCGAGCCGTCCCGGCCGCTTTACAGCGAGCAGGATGTGCGCGGGGCCAAGCCCCCTGTCCCGTTCAAAATCGAGGCCCCGGCCGGTGCGCCCAACGTGGTGATCGTGCTGATCGACGACCTCGGCTTCGGCGCCACCAGCACCTTCGGCGGGCCGATTGCCACGCCAACCCTGGATGCCCTGGCCCAGGACGGCCTGCGCTACAACAACTTCCACACCACCGCGCTGTGCTCGCCAACCCGCAGCGCGCTCAAATCCGGACGCAACCACCATACGGTGAACATGGGCTTCGTCACCGAGTTCGCCACGGGCTTCCCGGGGAACACCGGGCAGATCCCCAACGCCACCGCGCCGCTGGCCGAGATGCTGCGCCTCAATGGCTACAGCACCGCCGCCTTCGGCAAGTGGCACGAGACCGCCGTCTGGGAAACCGGAGTGTCCGGGCCCTTCGACCGCTGGCCGACCCGTCAGGGCTTCGACAAGTTCTATGGCTTCATTGGCGGCGAGACCAACCAGTGGGCGCCCTACCTCTTCGACGGCGTCGCCCAGGTCGAGTTGCCGGAAGACCCCAACTATCACTTCATGACCGACATGACCGACAAGGCGGTGTCCTGGGTCAAGTATCAGAAGGCGCTGACGCCGAACAAACCGTTCTTCCTGTATTTCGCCCCGGGTGCCGTGCATGCACCGCACCATGCCCCCAAGGAGTGGATCGACAAGTGGAAGGGCAAGTTCGATCAGGGCTGGGACAAGATTCGCGAGGAGAGCCTGGCCCGGCAGATCGAACTGGGCGTGGTGCCGGCCGGCACCCAGCTGCCGCCCAAGCCGCCGGCGATCAAGGACTGGGACAAGCTCTCGGCTGACGAGAAGCGTCTGTTCACCCACCAGGCCGAAGTCTTCGCCGCCTTCCTCGATTACACCGATCATGAGATCGGCCGCATGCTCAAGGCCGTCGAGGACACCGGCCAGGCCGACAACACCCTGGTGTTCTATATCGCCGGCGACAACGGCGCCAGCGGCGAAGGTGGTGCCAACGGCACGTACAACGAGTACAGCTATTTCAACGGTGTGCAGGAAAGCGTGCCGGACATGCTCAAGCTCCTCGACCAGTGGGGCGGTCCGCAAACCTACCCGCACATGGCTGCCGGCTGGGCTGTGGCCTTCGATTCGCCGTTCGGCTGGATGAAGCAGGTGGCCTCGGACTTCGGTGGTACCCGCAACGGCCTGGTGGTGCACTGGCCCAAGGGCATCAAGGCCAAGGGTGAGGTGCGCAGCCAGTTCGGCCATGTGATCGACGTGGCGCCGACCATACTCGATGCGGCCGGTCTGCCGGAGCCTAAGGTGGTCAACGGCACGCCGCAGATCCCTATGGAAGGCACCAGCCTGGCCTACAGCTTCGATGACGCCAAGGCACCGGAGCGCCACACCACCCAGTACTTCGAGATCTCCGGTAACCGCGCTATCTACCACGACGGCTGGTTCGCCCGCACCATCCACCGCGCGCCCTGGGAGTCGAAACCGCGTGCCAGCTTAGTCAGCGACACCTGGGAACTGTTCGATGTGCGCAAGGACTTCAGCCTGAACAACGACCTGGCCGCGCAGCAGCCGGAAAAGCTCAAAGAGCTGCAGGCTCAGTTTCTTGTCGAGGCGAAGAAGTATCACGTACTGCCGTTGGACGATCGGCTGTTCGAGCGTGCACTGGCCGAGGCGGTCGGTCGTCCGGACCTGATGGCCGGGCGCACCTCGCTGACCTTGGGTGAGGGCATGACCGGGATGCTGGAAAACGTCTTCATCAACGTGAAGAACAAGTCCAAGACCCTCACCGCCGAGCTGGAGATTCCCCAAGGCGGCGCCAATGGCACCGTGATCGCCCAGGGCGGGCGTTTCGGCGGCTGGTCGCTGTACGTCAAGGACGGTGTGCCGGCCTACGACTACAACTTCCTCGGCATGCAGCGCACCTCGATCCAGGCCAGCAAGCCGTTGCCGGCCGGCAAGGTCAAGCTGCGCTTCGAGTTCGCCTACGACGGTGGCGGCCTGGGCAAGGGCGGGCAGGGCACCCTCTATGTCAATGACCAGAAGGTCGGCGAAGGCCGCCTCGAACACACCCAGCCGATTATTTTCTCCGCCGACGAGACCGCCGATATCGGCATCGACCTCGGCACCCCGGTGGTCGAAAGCATTGGTGCCGAACACCGTTCGGCCTTCACCGGCAGCATCGACAAGGTCACCGTTCAGGTGCATTGA
- a CDS encoding helix-turn-helix domain-containing protein — MLDRARFAISRMLLKETELSIKLIAELIGYSDAASFNRAFRRWTASTPQGWRLERQLRA, encoded by the coding sequence GTGCTGGATCGGGCCCGCTTCGCCATCAGCCGCATGCTGCTCAAGGAAACCGAACTGAGTATCAAGTTAATTGCCGAGCTGATCGGCTACTCGGATGCAGCGTCTTTTAATCGCGCTTTTCGCCGCTGGACCGCCAGTACGCCGCAGGGTTGGCGGCTGGAGCGGCAGCTGCGCGCCTGA
- a CDS encoding integrase domain-containing protein, whose amino-acid sequence MGAQATRLSDLKVKAAKPKEKDYTLTDGNGLQLRVRINGSRLWNFNYIHPVTKKRINMGLGTFPEVSLAQARKRTVEARELVAQGLDPKERRDADRQAKKAATEHTFENVTAAWFELKKDSVTPAYAEDIWRSLTLHIFPDLGSTPISVISAPKVINLLRPLETKGSLETVKRLTQRLNEIMTYGVNYGLIHANPLNGIRSVFKKPKKKNMAALPPDELNELMVAIANASIKRTTRCLIEWQLHTMTRPAEAATTCWADIDFEKKTWTIPAERMKKRRTHIIPLTDQAFALLEAIKPYSGHREYVFPADRNPRTHCNSQTANMALKRMGFEGRLVSHGMRSMASTILNEQGWDPELIEVALAHVDKDEVRSAYNRADYIERRRPMMAWWSDHIQEAATGNLSVSAIRENRDKKVVSIR is encoded by the coding sequence ATGGGTGCCCAAGCCACGCGCCTTTCAGACCTCAAAGTCAAAGCCGCAAAGCCTAAAGAAAAGGACTACACGCTCACTGATGGCAACGGACTTCAGTTGCGAGTGAGAATCAATGGCTCAAGGCTGTGGAATTTCAACTATATCCATCCCGTAACCAAAAAACGGATCAACATGGGACTGGGCACCTTCCCCGAGGTGAGCCTGGCTCAAGCACGCAAGCGAACCGTGGAGGCCAGGGAGCTCGTCGCTCAGGGGCTAGACCCGAAAGAGAGGCGCGACGCGGATCGGCAAGCGAAAAAAGCAGCCACAGAACACACTTTCGAAAACGTGACGGCGGCGTGGTTTGAGCTCAAAAAGGATTCAGTCACCCCAGCCTATGCCGAAGACATTTGGCGCTCGCTCACGCTCCACATCTTCCCGGACCTGGGCTCGACCCCAATTTCCGTTATCAGCGCCCCTAAGGTCATCAATTTGCTCAGGCCTCTTGAGACTAAAGGTAGTTTGGAGACTGTTAAACGGCTGACCCAGCGCCTCAACGAGATCATGACTTACGGGGTGAATTACGGACTCATCCATGCCAACCCCCTTAACGGGATTCGCTCGGTCTTCAAGAAACCAAAAAAGAAAAATATGGCGGCGCTGCCTCCCGATGAGCTGAACGAGCTCATGGTGGCAATTGCCAATGCCAGCATCAAAAGAACAACCCGATGCTTAATCGAATGGCAGCTTCACACTATGACCCGACCAGCAGAGGCCGCCACCACCTGCTGGGCTGACATCGACTTCGAGAAGAAAACCTGGACGATCCCTGCGGAGCGCATGAAGAAGCGTCGCACACACATTATCCCGCTCACGGATCAGGCTTTTGCACTCCTAGAGGCCATCAAGCCCTACAGTGGACACAGGGAGTACGTGTTTCCAGCAGACCGGAACCCTCGCACCCACTGCAACAGTCAGACCGCCAACATGGCGCTGAAGCGGATGGGTTTCGAGGGGCGCCTGGTAAGTCATGGAATGCGCTCAATGGCGAGCACCATCCTCAACGAGCAGGGCTGGGATCCTGAGTTGATCGAGGTTGCGCTTGCCCACGTCGATAAAGACGAGGTACGCAGCGCATATAACCGAGCGGATTACATAGAACGCAGACGCCCGATGATGGCCTGGTGGAGCGACCACATCCAGGAAGCTGCTACCGGCAACCTGTCTGTGTCAGCCATCAGAGAAAATCGAGATAAAAAAGTCGTTTCGATACGTTGA
- a CDS encoding 3'-5' exonuclease, with the protein MRLTDYRSLVHGEKPQIYHAPSLQAESEWLAAEIRTLQEEGFGLQDICVVARTNNLLKAYEKVLGEQGIETRWLSRQADDRSKGGVRLATMHRIKGLEFKCVFMVGINEGVVPLAMAVQSTEDPVEHRLLDLNERALLHVAATRAVRHLLISSHGIHSPYLSA; encoded by the coding sequence GTGCGTCTAACGGATTACCGATCTTTGGTGCATGGCGAGAAGCCGCAGATCTACCATGCCCCTTCGCTGCAAGCCGAAAGCGAGTGGCTAGCAGCTGAAATCCGCACCCTTCAAGAGGAAGGGTTTGGCTTGCAGGATATCTGTGTCGTAGCTCGTACGAACAACCTGCTTAAGGCCTATGAGAAGGTACTAGGCGAGCAGGGTATTGAAACTCGCTGGCTTTCTCGTCAGGCCGATGATCGAAGCAAAGGTGGAGTGCGACTTGCCACCATGCATCGGATCAAAGGCCTGGAGTTTAAGTGCGTTTTTATGGTGGGCATCAACGAGGGTGTTGTACCGCTCGCTATGGCCGTTCAGTCGACTGAGGATCCTGTAGAGCATCGCTTGCTGGATCTTAACGAACGAGCCTTACTCCATGTGGCGGCGACCCGTGCCGTTAGGCATTTGCTGATCTCCAGTCATGGTATTCATAGTCCCTACTTGAGCGCTTGA
- a CDS encoding OmpP1/FadL family transporter, with protein sequence MKRNLPLTLLASLVALPMPALAGGLMLYEVASDNVGLANAGAAARAQGPGTLASNVAGMALLSGTQISGGAQLLHGNLRFDVDSGSNVGGGDSGNAVEWVPGASLFVTHELSDGWSVGFASYGDFGLSVDYEDDWSGRYFLQNGELMGMTLMPSLAYQLNEQWAFGVGVRAYYAKLGNQLAVDNLNPLLGDGQAEFQASDWSYGASLGAIYSPRPGTRLGLSYTSEIDIEFKDKLDLEGIGPLAMAVLQNRGVLDASTTLDMHVPQTLTFSAYHELDAQWALLASANWQDWSRFGQVGIDLDSNQPRSASLEANFKDTWHLSLGTQYRFDPRWMWSAGVGYDSSAVDDEDRSVIVPMAENWRFATGLTHALDEQTELNLSYEFVWMGDMPVTQEKPNGTRVSGRFDDAWIQALSTSATWHF encoded by the coding sequence ATGAAGCGCAATCTTCCCCTGACCCTGCTGGCCAGCCTCGTGGCCTTGCCCATGCCGGCGCTGGCCGGTGGCCTGATGCTCTACGAGGTCGCTAGCGACAACGTCGGCCTGGCCAATGCCGGTGCGGCGGCGCGCGCGCAGGGGCCGGGTACCCTGGCGAGCAACGTGGCGGGCATGGCGTTGTTGTCTGGCACCCAGATCAGCGGCGGCGCTCAGCTGTTGCACGGCAATCTGCGTTTCGATGTCGACAGCGGCAGCAACGTCGGCGGCGGTGATAGCGGCAACGCGGTGGAGTGGGTTCCAGGCGCTAGCCTGTTCGTTACCCACGAGCTGAGCGATGGCTGGTCGGTGGGTTTCGCCAGCTACGGCGACTTCGGCCTGAGCGTCGACTACGAGGATGACTGGAGCGGCCGCTACTTTCTGCAGAACGGCGAGCTGATGGGCATGACGTTGATGCCCAGCCTGGCTTACCAACTCAATGAACAGTGGGCCTTCGGTGTCGGTGTGAGAGCCTACTACGCCAAGCTCGGTAATCAGCTGGCGGTGGATAACCTCAACCCGCTGCTGGGCGATGGTCAGGCTGAGTTCCAAGCCAGTGACTGGAGCTATGGTGCCAGCCTGGGGGCCATCTACTCGCCGCGCCCGGGCACCCGCCTGGGCCTGAGTTACACCAGCGAGATCGACATCGAGTTCAAGGACAAACTCGACCTCGAGGGCATCGGCCCGCTGGCCATGGCGGTGCTGCAAAACCGCGGCGTGCTCGATGCCAGCACCACGCTCGACATGCATGTGCCGCAGACCCTGACCTTCAGTGCCTACCACGAGCTGGATGCGCAGTGGGCCCTGCTGGCCAGCGCCAACTGGCAGGACTGGTCGCGCTTCGGCCAGGTCGGTATCGACCTGGACAGCAATCAGCCCCGCTCGGCGTCCCTGGAAGCCAACTTCAAGGACACCTGGCACCTGTCGCTCGGCACCCAGTACCGCTTCGACCCACGCTGGATGTGGAGTGCCGGTGTCGGCTACGACAGCTCGGCGGTGGACGACGAAGACCGCAGCGTGATCGTGCCGATGGCGGAAAACTGGCGCTTTGCCACCGGCCTGACCCATGCCCTGGACGAGCAGACCGAACTCAACCTGAGCTATGAGTTCGTCTGGATGGGCGACATGCCTGTCACCCAGGAGAAGCCGAACGGAACCCGCGTTTCCGGCCGCTTCGACGACGCCTGGATCCAGGCCCTGAGCACCAGCGCCACCTGGCATTTCTAG